In Papio anubis isolate 15944 chromosome 20, Panubis1.0, whole genome shotgun sequence, the genomic window CCTGTCCTTTCCGGACCGCTTAACAGTGAGGGACCCTGATGTGTCACCAGAGAAGAGGTGTGTGTCAGGAGTGCCCAGATCATAGGGGGCAGGAAAGGCTCGGGGAACGAGGGAGAAATCTATGATGGGGGAGAATCAGCGTCCTATTTTGGGAAGCATATGCTGCTTGCAAGAGACTCTACTTATTCATAAAGATACTAACACACTGaaggtaaaggggtagaaaaaatattccatgcaagtggaaaccaaaagtgagcaggagtagctatatttatatctgtCTCTGAGGATGGGTGTGGGGAGACTTGAGGGGTGACAGGTGGCCCTGAAACCTgatgtctctgctaaaaaatctCTGGGTGGGTCCTTAAGGAGGCCCAGGAATTctgctgaggaagaggagggggaactccccagagagagggaggaggaggaggcacagAGCCCCAGCCCCATCCCTGGATTCTGATTTCATCAGCCTCTGCTCCCTTATTCTGAGGACTTTTGGGGTCAAGTGGAGCCTTATCCACTCGGACACCCTGCCTCTTGTGAGGATACACGGACACGAATCCTCCCTTCTACCCACACATGCTCCAGCCAGCCCTCAGGTGTGAATACTGTGCAAGATTCCCCTAAGTGCACACAGAACTTGGCCTGACATAAGACTACAAATCTGATTTTGATGATTCGTTGGGGGATAGACTAGAGAAGAGCTTGCGTGAGAGACACCTAGAATGTAAAGCATGCAGCAAACATGTGATCAACGCTTAAAGATCATGCTGAGTTAAACCCATCCTTTTTCCGTCTACACTTTCTTCATTGTCCACCAGAGGGCGGCAGAGTCCCTCCCGGCCTGGAGCCTCCCCAGGGTCTGCTGGCCTCCCTCAGCTGGACCCACAGCTCCCCCAGGGTTCACCCTCACCAGGATCACCTCGACCCACCTCCTCCACGCCCTCCAAGCTCCCCAGACGGACTCTGTCAGCTCCTCCCTACAGCCCCGCAGCAACCCAACTAAAGTCACTCTTTCTGCAGGCAGCTCCTGCCCCTACATCCTCTCCTCCCCAGGGCTCAGCCGAAAGGGCATCTCCCAGGGCAGGTCCCTGTGATCCTCAGAGCACATTCACAGCTCCACTCTCATTATCGTTAGCTCCTCAGTCCCACGACGTTCACTGAGCGCCATGCCTTGCTCCAACAGACCCTTCTTGTCTCTCATGTTCCTGCTGTGTCCCACCTCTTCCTTCCTGGGGCCTCTGAGGACCCCGCTTTGCCAAGGGTTTCTGTGCAGATCCCCATTCCCTCTTGGCACCACCCATGGGGAAGGCGGAGTGACCACAGGACTGTCAGCCAGACAGAGGCTTCCAGGTCAGGTAGAACATGGAAAGGACCTGAGCCACAGCTCATCCAAAAGACAGGGAGAGGGACGGTTTCCCTGAAGCCTTTCCCAAGGACAGCAGACCTCAAAGCCATACACCTCCCTCCACCACAGCCCTCTCTTCCCAGGACACGCCAGGTGCCTCCCTCCATACCCAGGAGCTGTAGCTCCTCCTGAGACCCCTGGGCCTTGGTTTCTGTGCCTGGGCCAGAGGCCAGGCTGGTGATACTGGAGACAGAGGGCTGGTCTCTCCCCAGTCATCCCCCAGTGAACTCCCTTCTATCCCCCAGAGCCACCTCTGTCACCTTCCTGCTGGGCATCATCCCAGCAGAAACCCAAGGCCCAGCTGGGTTTCTCTGTCACAAGGGAAATAATCCCCCTGGTGTGACAGACCCAAGGCCAGAACACAGCAGAGGTCAGCGCTGGGAAAGATTGGTTGTCCTCCCAGGGGACAGGGGTCCATCAGCCTTGCTTCTCATAGCTTTGTCTGGGGAACTGAATATAGacaaaagggaaagaggaagaaggacaAAAGAGGCAGGAATGAGAGGGGAGGGGACAAAGGACTCCTGAGCAGAGACCCCACCCCTGGACCATGTGATCTTGGAAAGTGCTCCTGTCCTGGGAGGAGGCTCAGCACAGAGGTAGGAAGGACAGCAGAGCTGACAATCACAGCAGCCCTGACAAGAGCGTTCCTGGAGCCCAAGCTCTTCTCCACAGAGGACAAGCAGGCAGCAGAGACCATGGGGTCCCCTTCAGCCTGTCCACACAGAGCATGCATCCCCTGGCAGGGGCTCCTGCTCACAGGTGAGGGGAGGACTTCATGGGAGTGGGTAGGAGGAGGGCCAGAGAGACTGGCTGGGGTCTCCTTGGGGGAACGGGGCTCTGAGAGGGACAAAGGGCTTCTGTTGAAGCATGAATATGGGAGAGGACACCAGAGAGGGACAGGAAACCAGAACAGGAAAATCACATTGAACTGGAATTGGAAAGGGTCAAGAAAATCTCACGTGTTCTCTTTTCCTGGTTAATTGTCACTAGTTGCTACATTTTGAAACATGGTAATAATAACTATATCAAATGACacttcaaataaaaacataaccagGGCATAAAACATTGTCCCTTGCCACCAACCTCAGACATTGGAAAATAAGCCCCAGGATGTGGAGGGCCTTGGGAACTCTCATGAGCTCATCCACTGGAGCCTGCAGCCTGTCCCAGGCACTGGGGTGCAATCCAGATCACAcaagtccctgccctcacagagctcacACTCTCATGGGGAGGAAGACAGACAGGCAAAGAGATCTAGGATGTGAAGTCAGGTGTTGACAAGATCCCTAAAGGGAATAGAGCAGGGAAAGGTCAGACAGGGAACACCCAGGGCCTCTAGAGAAGGTGTCAGGGGAGGGGTCTCCCAAGGATGCCCTGATGTGAGCAGGTCCTGCAGTGTGGAGAGAGCCATGCAGATCCCTGGGGAAGAGGATTCCAAACAGGGAAATGTGAAGGTCAGAGATGCTGAAGGAATGGGGTCATGGTGCTTACATTGACCCagtaggacacacacacacacacacacacgcgcacacacacactcttcaagATGGGGGTGGGTGAGGAAACCTGCCTGCTCAGGATCCAGGGCCCCATCTTTCCACCCAATATTGACTGATGCTCTCTTCCCCTCCTAGCCTCACTTCTAACCTTCTGGAACCTGCCCACCAGTGCCCAGACTAACATTGAAGTTGTGCCGTTCAATGTTGCAGAGGGGAAGGAGGTCATTCTGCTAGTCAGTTATGTGTCCCGCAATCTTTATGGCTACAACTGGTACAAAGGGGAAAGGGTGCACGCCAACTATCGAATTATAGGATATGTAGTAAACCAAGGAGAAAATGCCCCAGGGCCCGCACACAGCGGTCGAGAGACAATATACTCCAATGGATCCCTGCTGATCCAGAACGTCGGCCTCAGTGACCCAGGAATCTATACCCTACACGTTATAAGCGAAGATCTTGTGACTGAAGAAGTAACCAGGCAATTCTACGTATTCTGTGAGTGATTCCTCCACGACATCTGGGTGCTGGGGGTCAGTTCTACTTCATACACACGGGATTGTCAGGCCTGGGTTGTGCCCGTGTCCCCATCTACACTTTATCCTGTGTCGGGGTTTGGGCATTTAGTGAAGGACACATACGGGGGAGACAAACTTCAACAGATCAGAATCCCTTTCCTGCATCCAGACCCTGCAGATACTTGCTGCAAAGGAAGGACAGTCTGATGGGGGGCGGGGGACTCAGCAGGAGGGGATCAGTCCCAACCAAGATTCTGTGCTCTCCCCCTGAAAAAGACCCTGGAGAACCGGGTCAGAGCCTGGCCTGAGGGGTCCCCTGGAATCCTCACAGAGAAGCTCAGCCCTGGAAGCACAAGTCCCAGATCCCTGTCCCAGGGCTCTTGACTCCAGGTGACCCTAAGGAACCTGTGCCAGGGCTGGGTTGTGGCCTCCTGGGTTGAACTGACTGAGAGCAAGGATTTGAGCTGTTTGAGGATCATGGCTCACGGAGCTGgtcaccagcctggtcaaccccAGGGCCTCATCTGGGCAAGGACAGAGCCTCATCCTTCACCTGAGACTCAGCCTGGAAAGGACAGATGAACAGGATTACTAGGACCTCAGCCCCCTGGATGAGGAACTTAAGAGAGGTCCTAGGGGAGTCAGTGTCCTCagggggagaaagggaagaagaaagattcTGCTTTAAGTTCCTTGTACACCAGGAATCAGGTCCAAATAACCCACTCCTGGGGGCAAACAATCAGAGATGCTGCTTATTTGGGCAGCTCTTCTACGCAGGGCTCTCGTCCAGGTAATCGTGATTATTTCAAGGTGAATTCACAGACAACAAGGCAAGCCAGAGACCATTTACGCTTTATCTCATTTTGttaaaggaaactgaggcagaaggaaataCAGCCACTGAGGCAGGCTCTCACAGACCGGACAGACACATCAGAATCCCCAGGTCTGTGTCTGTAGCTACAGAGCTTCCTTCCTAGGCATCCATGCCAGAAGTGGGAGATTCTGGTCTGGGAAGTGAGGAACAAATGGAGGATTAGTTTTTACTTAGAActgaatctcctgcctcaactaTCAGAGTCAGTGCTGGGAATGTCCAGGCCTCTCCCTTAGATTCACACTCC contains:
- the LOC101009987 gene encoding carcinoembryonic antigen-related cell adhesion molecule 7 isoform X1 encodes the protein MGSPSACPHRACIPWQGLLLTASLLTFWNLPTSAQTNIEVVPFNVAEGKEVILLVSYVSRNLYGYNWYKGERVHANYRIIGYVVNQGENAPGPAHSGRETIYSNGSLLIQNVGLSDPGIYTLHVISEDLVTEEVTRQFYVFSEPPKPSISSNTFNPVENKDIVALTCQPETQDTTYLWWVNNQSLQVSPRRLLSVDNRTLVLLSVTTNDKGPYECEIQNPVGARRSDPVTLNVRHESVPGSSPDLSAGTAVSLMIGVLAGMALI
- the LOC101009987 gene encoding carcinoembryonic antigen-related cell adhesion molecule 7 isoform X2, producing MGSPSACPHRACIPWQGLLLTASLLTFWNLPTSAQTNIEVVPFNVAEGKEVILLVSYVSRNLYGYNWYKGERVHANYRIIGYVVNQGENAPGPAHSGRETIYSNGSLLIQNVGLSDPGIYTLHVISEDLVTEEVTRQFYVFSEPPKPSISSNTFNPVENKDIVALTCQPETQDTTYLWWVNNQSLQVSPRRLLSVDNRTLVLLSVTTNDKGPYECEIQNPVGARRSDPVTLNVRHRTACSFNVVFSCGTTNYKTCSRPEDL